One stretch of Rhizoctonia solani chromosome 8, complete sequence DNA includes these proteins:
- a CDS encoding Multicopper oxidase produces the protein MRTSLAALATFSFITRPSLGAIVNYSLDIRNVRVAPDGFERSIVSANGLVPGTFIRANKSDTLHINVTNSLTDSSMRRATTIHWHGLFQAATADEDGPAFVTQCPISQNQSYTYEIPLGDQTGTFWYHAHLSSQYVDGLRGALVVYDPEDPHRDLYDVDDENTVIVLEDWYHTPAIQLEEEMFSTNNTDLLTPIPDSGLINGKGRYVDGPRVDRAVINVQPNRRYRFRVINTSAVAAFKFAIEGHRFTIIEADGIPHEPLIVDNFDIYAGQRYSIVVETNQTVANYWVSAPMDVFGSGTNPNLDTTNVYAVLRYEGAPAEEPTTEPLVPSGAALVEENLHALIDPGAPGGDAPADVRVNLTIGRTTIDGQIAFTFNDIRYNPPSLPTLLAILANNATTDADFATDEHTITLPHNQVIELAITGGANHPIHLHGHVFDVVQSVGGSLNYVNPPRRDVVLVSSPGVILRFRTDNPGPWFVHCHIDWHLEAGLALVFAEAPEEVRTGAQSVRPNGAWDQLCPKYQALPAELQ, from the exons ATGCGTACTTCTCTTGCAGCTCTTGCAACGTTTTCCTTCATCACTAGGCCGTCCTTGGGCGCCATTGTTAACTACTCTCTGGACATTCGGAACGTCCGCGTTGCCCCCGATGGCTTTGAACGCTCCATCGTTTCCGCCAATGGTCTCGTTCCCGGAACTTTCATTCGA GCCAACAAGAGTGACACCCTGCATATCAATGTCACCAACTCG TTGACTGATTCTTCGATGCGACGCGCTACAACAATT CATTGGCATGGTCTG TTTCAAGCTGCCACTGCCGACGAAGATGGTCCCGCTTTCG TTACACAGTGTCCGATCTCTCAGAATCAATCCTATACCTACGAGATTCCCTTGGGTGATCAAACTGGCACTTTCTG GTATCACGCACATTTATCGAGCCAATACGTTGACGGGCTTCGTGGAGCTC TGGTTGTCTATG ATCCCGAAGACCCGCACAGAGACTTATATGACGTCGACGATGAGAACACGGTGATCGTACTTGAGGACTGGTACCACACGCCTGCAATTCAGCTCGAGGAAGAGATGTTTTCGACGAACAACACAGATCTTTTGACTCC GATTCCGGACTCCGGTTTGATCAATGGAAAAGGACGCTATGTCGATGGCCCCCGAGTTGATCGAGCGGTGATCAATGTTCAGCCTAATCGTCGCTACCGCTTCCGAGTCATCAACACGTCCGCGGTCGCAGCGTTCAAATTTGCCATAGAAGGGCACAGGTTTACCATCATT GAAGCGGACGGCATTCCTCACGAACCATTGATTGTAGACAACTTTGATATCTATGCCGGTCAACGGTATTCGATCGTT GTCGAGACCAACCAAACAGTCGCAAACTACTGGGTCAGTGCACCCATGGATGTATTTGGCTCCGGCACGAATCCGAACC TCGATACCACCAACGTATATGCCGTACTGCGCTATGAAGGTGCGCCGGCCGAGGAGCCGACCACTGAGCCGCTTGTTCCTTCTGGGGCCGCACTCGTAGAGGAAAATCTCCAC GCATTGATCGACCCTGGTGCGCCAGGAGGTGACGCGCCAGCAGATGTTAGGGTAAATCTTACTATCGGACGTACAACCATAGATGGCCAAATTGCCTTCACTTTTAACGACATCCGG TACAATCCACCTTCTCTTCCAACGCTGCTAGCCATACTCGCAAACAATGCGACCACTGACGCTGATTTCGCGACTGACGAGCACACAATTACGTTGCCTCACAACCAAGTTATT GAATTGGCCATTACTGGTGGTGCCAATCATCCGATTCATCTGCA TGGGCATGTGTTCGATGTGGTACAGTCCGTCGGAGGTAGCT TGAACTACGTAAATCCTCCCCGCCGCGATGTGGTTCTGGTCAGTTCTCCCGGAGTCATTCTTCGCTTCCGA ACCGACAACCCTGGTCCATGGTTTGTGCACTGCCATATTGACT GGCACTTGGAAGCCG GATTGGCCCTGGTGTTCGCCGAAGCTCCAGAAGAGGTACGTACTGGGGCACAAAGTGTCAGACCAAACGGCGCATGGGATCAGCTGTGCCCCAAGTATCAAGCTCTTCCCGCCGAGCTCCAATGA
- a CDS encoding haloacid dehalogenase — protein MSQLPETLPPTLRNVRALVFDLFGTCLDWHTPLLSSLKTAHPEVSEEEWSGFAFAWRTAFLVRTATEGRKNTFRPAKELYSDGLDDVLKGAGKAGEVASKWSDEQRGAASAAWSQMIPFEDTVAGVDLLRQNLTVIGLSNGSAQALVPMCKSAGLIFDLLLTSDLIGTYKPSPKMYAAAITALGLKPDEVAMVAAHQWDLDAARKEGLRTIYVERWTEDRGVDRDALRDQFDLYINEGGVVELARRFGVIL, from the exons ATGAGCCAACTCCCTGAAACACTCCCACCTACCCTCAGAAATGTTCGTGCCCTCGTGTTCGACTTGTTTGGGACCTGCCTCGACTGGCACACACCGCTTCTTTCCTCACTCAAAACTGCACACCCGGAGGTATCTGAAGAAGAATGGTCTGGGTTTGCATTCGCTTGGAGAACGGCATTCTTAGTTCGAACAGCTACAGAAGGACGTAAAAATACATTTAGACCAGCAAAAGAGCTGTACTCGGATGGGCTGGACGATGTCCTGAAGGGTGCTGGAAAAGCTGGGGAAGTAGCTTCGAAATGGTCCGATGAACAGCGAGGGGCGGCATCGGCTGCATGGAGCCAGATGATCCCATTTGAGGATACAGTGGCTGGGGTGGATCTTCTGAGGCAAAATCTCACAGT TATAGGATTGTCTAATGGATCAGCCCAGGCCCTTGTTCCAATG TGTAAATCTGCTGGTCTTATTTTTGACTTGCTTTTGACCTCTGACCTCATCGGAACATACAAACCATCGCCTAAGATGTATGCGGCGGCAATCACGGCGCTTGGGCTCAAGCCCGATGAAGTAGCAATGGTCGCGGCGCATCAGTGGGACTTGGATGCTGCTCGAAAGGA GGGCTTGAGGACCATTTATGTCGAACGTTGGACGGAGGATCGCGGTGTAGATCGCGATGCCTTGCGAGATCAGTTCGATCTTTACATAAATGAAGGTGGGGTTGTAGAATTAGCTCGTCGTTTTGGTGTGATACTTTGA
- a CDS encoding copper transport protein CTR2 — translation MEKHAAPTQSIIQNDVVTGTIFHTKFDGSAFIFPSLRITSWPTFAAACFITSAICLSERYLTYLISTKRTPFQSHRPAAIALFRSAMYWVVSFERLIYMLIAMSFHLGLILATVTSLSIGQFFIELQEAKSSTTATESYHPLRDSVDLDNEPYTDPPTSLFPFTPSSRAGQSEVTQIRAPITETGISQSSLLTPHYRAPPRKVVAFEVSANTDIGTGNGRERAREIMGRG, via the exons ATGGAAAAACACGCCGCACCTACTCAAAGTATTATTCAAAACGACGTCGTGACGGGCACGATCTTTCATACAAAATTCGATGGATCTGCTTTTATCTTCCCTTCGTTGAGGATTACTTCTTGGCCGACGTTTGCCGCTGCGTGTTTCATCACCTCCGCGATTTGTTTGAGTGAGCG TTATCTGACGTATCTCATATCCACAAAGCGGACACCGTTCCAAAGTCATAGGCCAGCCGCTATTGCTCTCTTTCGGTCGGCTATGTACTGGGTGGTATCGTTTGAGCGATT AATATACATGCTTATTGCAATGTCATTCCACCTGGG ACTTATTTTGGCGACCGTAACCTCGCTGAGCATTGGCCAGTTCTTTATTGAGCTACAAGAAGCCAAATCTTCTACAACAGCCAC TGAATCTTACCACCCGCTTCGCGACTCGGTCGATCTTGACAACGAGCCATACACCGACCCACCAACATCCCTTTTCCCTTTTACGCCCAGCTCCCGAGCTGGACAATCTGAAGTGACGCAAATTCGCGCGCCTATTACTGAAACTGGTATATCACAATCTTCACTCCTTACACCTCATTACCGGGCTCCTCCTCGCAAAGTAGTTGCATTTGAGGTTTCTGCAAATACCGATATTGGAACCGGGAATGGAAGGGAGCGTGCGCGTGAAATCATGGGTAGAGGATGA